The Flavobacterium piscisymbiosum genome includes a region encoding these proteins:
- a CDS encoding 30S ribosomal protein S16, translating into MSVKIRLQRHGKKQRPFYWVVAADARSKRDGKYLEKIGTYNPNTNPATIELNIDSAVKWLHNGAQPTDTARAILSYKGALLKHHLDGGIRKGALTQEQADAKLSAWLDAKAGKVDAKKEGLTKAQADARAKSLKAEQEVNAKRLAAAAQAEADAIAAATPAVEEEVAEVEASTEEAPAAEENNETTEA; encoded by the coding sequence ATGTCAGTAAAAATTAGATTACAAAGACACGGTAAAAAACAAAGACCTTTTTACTGGGTTGTAGCTGCAGATGCACGCTCAAAAAGAGATGGTAAATACTTAGAGAAAATCGGTACTTACAATCCTAACACAAACCCTGCAACTATCGAATTAAACATTGATAGCGCTGTAAAATGGTTACACAATGGTGCACAACCAACTGATACTGCAAGAGCAATTCTTTCTTACAAAGGTGCTTTATTGAAACACCACCTTGATGGAGGTATTCGTAAAGGTGCTTTAACTCAAGAGCAAGCTGATGCTAAATTATCTGCTTGGTTAGATGCTAAAGCTGGAAAAGTTGATGCTAAAAAAGAAGGTTTAACAAAAGCGCAAGCTGATGCTAGAGCTAAATCTTTAAAAGCAGAGCAAGAAGTTAATGCTAAACGTTTAGCTGCTGCAGCTCAGGCTGAAGCTGACGCTATCGCTGCTGCAACTCCTGCAGTTGAAGAAGAAGTTGCTGAAGTAGAAGCATCTACTGAAGAAGCTCCTGCTGCTGAAGAAAATAACGAAACAACTGAAGCATAA
- a CDS encoding alpha-isopropylmalate synthase regulatory domain-containing protein, which translates to MEKRKIEIMDTTLRDGEQTSGVSFSAAEKLTIAQLLLEELNIDRIEIASARVSEGEFQAVKGITSWATEKGYTNRIEVLSFVDGGVSIEWLKKAGAKVQNLLTKGSMNHLTHQLKKTPEQHFSEIAEIIALAKENNIDTNVYLEDWSNGMRNSPEYVFQFLDFLSTQPVKRILLPDTLGVLIPSLTFEFISKIRAKYPNIHFDFHAHNDYDLSIANVMEAVKAGINGLHVTVNGMGERAGNAPLESTVAVINDYLPEVSINIKETSLYTVSKLVETFTGYRIPANKPIVGDNVFTQTAGIHADGDNKNNLYFNDLLPERFGRKRKYALGKTSGKANIEKNLQELGLKLNQEDLKLVTQRIIELGDKKETVTKEDLPYIISDVLDSHTYQDKITIESYVLMHSKGMRPSTTLLLKIDDEIIEESAQGDGQFDAFMNALSKIYKSKKLTLPKLIDYAVRIPPGSSSDALCETIITWTNNGKEFKTRGLDSDQTVAAIIATQKMLNVIP; encoded by the coding sequence ATGGAAAAAAGAAAAATTGAAATAATGGATACGACGCTTCGCGATGGTGAACAAACCTCGGGAGTATCATTTTCTGCTGCAGAAAAACTAACCATTGCACAATTGTTGTTGGAGGAATTAAATATTGATAGAATCGAAATTGCTTCGGCTCGTGTCAGCGAAGGAGAATTTCAAGCCGTAAAAGGCATCACATCCTGGGCAACCGAAAAAGGATATACGAATCGTATTGAAGTACTTTCGTTTGTCGACGGAGGCGTTTCGATCGAATGGCTGAAAAAAGCTGGTGCCAAAGTGCAGAATTTATTGACCAAAGGTTCAATGAATCACCTGACACATCAATTAAAAAAAACACCTGAACAGCACTTTTCAGAAATTGCCGAGATAATCGCTTTAGCAAAAGAAAATAATATTGACACAAACGTTTATCTGGAAGACTGGAGCAACGGAATGAGAAATTCACCGGAATACGTTTTTCAATTTCTGGACTTTTTATCTACTCAACCCGTTAAAAGAATTTTACTTCCTGATACTTTAGGCGTATTAATTCCGTCTTTGACTTTTGAATTTATCTCGAAAATCAGAGCAAAATATCCAAACATTCATTTTGATTTTCACGCGCATAACGATTACGATTTAAGTATTGCGAACGTTATGGAAGCTGTAAAAGCCGGCATAAACGGGCTTCACGTTACCGTAAACGGAATGGGAGAACGAGCAGGAAATGCGCCGCTGGAAAGCACAGTTGCCGTAATAAATGATTATTTACCGGAAGTTAGCATCAATATCAAAGAAACTTCTCTTTATACGGTAAGCAAACTGGTAGAAACCTTTACAGGATATAGAATTCCTGCCAACAAGCCAATTGTTGGTGACAATGTTTTTACACAAACTGCTGGAATCCATGCTGACGGTGATAATAAAAACAATTTATATTTTAATGATTTACTTCCGGAACGTTTCGGGAGAAAAAGAAAATACGCCTTAGGAAAAACTTCGGGTAAAGCCAATATCGAAAAAAATCTTCAGGAATTAGGTTTAAAATTAAATCAGGAAGATTTGAAATTGGTTACCCAAAGAATTATCGAATTGGGCGATAAAAAAGAAACCGTTACCAAAGAAGATTTACCATACATTATTTCTGATGTTTTGGACAGTCACACTTATCAGGATAAAATTACCATTGAATCTTACGTATTAATGCATTCAAAAGGAATGCGTCCGTCAACAACTTTACTTTTAAAAATTGATGACGAAATCATCGAAGAAAGCGCTCAGGGAGACGGTCAGTTTGATGCTTTTATGAATGCTTTATCTAAAATTTACAAAAGCAAAAAACTAACGCTTCCAAAATTGATTGATTACGCAGTAAGAATCCCACCAGGAAGTAGTTCTGACGCTTTGTGCGAAACGATCATCACCTGGACAAACAACGGAAAAGAATTTAAAACCAGAGGATTAGATTCAGATCAAACCGTTGCAGCGATTATTGCAACTCAAAAGATGTTGAATGTGATTCCGTAA
- a CDS encoding RNA recognition motif domain-containing protein → MNIFVGSLPFSIEEADLRESFEAYGAVDSVKIITDKFTGRSKGFGFVEMPNDAEAQKAIDELNGATVQGRAIVVNKSEPKPEGERRSFNNNSRGGDSRGGYGGGNSRGGNDRGGNRGGY, encoded by the coding sequence ATGAACATTTTTGTTGGAAGCCTTCCATTCAGTATTGAGGAAGCAGATTTAAGAGAGTCTTTCGAGGCTTACGGAGCAGTAGATTCAGTTAAAATCATTACTGATAAATTTACAGGAAGAAGCAAAGGTTTTGGTTTCGTAGAGATGCCAAACGATGCAGAAGCTCAAAAAGCAATTGATGAATTGAATGGAGCTACTGTTCAAGGTCGTGCAATTGTGGTTAATAAATCTGAACCGAAACCAGAAGGCGAAAGAAGAAGCTTCAACAATAACAGTCGTGGTGGAGATTCACGCGGAGGTTATGGTGGAGGAAACAGCCGTGGTGGAAATGACCGTGGTGGTAACAGAGGAGGATATTAA
- the rimM gene encoding ribosome maturation factor RimM (Essential for efficient processing of 16S rRNA), giving the protein MRKEDCFYLGKIAKKFSFKGEVLAYLDTDEPELYENLESVFIECNKHLVPFFIEKSSLHKNDFLRIRFEDMNTEEDADAIMGNAIYLPLNMLPKLSGNKFYFHEVIGFEIEDQRLGVFGKIVAVNDSTAQPLFEVLNGEVEMLIPMIDHFLVKIDRENKKVIMNLPEGLVEMYL; this is encoded by the coding sequence ATGCGTAAAGAAGATTGTTTTTATTTAGGTAAAATCGCTAAAAAATTTAGTTTCAAAGGTGAAGTTCTGGCTTATTTAGACACGGACGAACCTGAGTTATACGAAAATCTGGAATCAGTGTTTATTGAATGCAATAAACACCTGGTTCCTTTTTTTATTGAAAAAAGTTCATTGCACAAAAACGACTTTCTTAGAATTCGTTTTGAAGATATGAATACCGAAGAAGATGCAGATGCCATTATGGGCAATGCCATTTATCTTCCTTTAAATATGTTACCAAAACTTAGTGGTAACAAATTTTATTTCCATGAAGTTATCGGTTTCGAAATTGAGGATCAGCGTTTAGGCGTTTTTGGAAAAATTGTTGCCGTAAACGATTCTACAGCCCAACCTCTTTTTGAAGTTTTAAATGGCGAAGTAGAAATGCTGATTCCGATGATCGATCATTTCCTTGTAAAAATTGATCGTGAGAATAAAAAAGTTATCATGAACTTGCCAGAAGGATTGGTGGAGATGTATCTTTAA
- a CDS encoding DUF6252 family protein gives MKKYIYLFISVFVLASCTEDVKFNTPAFQGLKDNVFWRSQNYTAYTTINGDLFIEGGLGAEKVSLKLPSPIPQTYILGVDDIATASYSNVFPSETPQFTTGTNMGNGQVVITDFDVKNNTISGTFKFTAVNGSAGDGEKPEIHFTEGVFYKIPYTPKVNF, from the coding sequence ATGAAAAAATATATCTACTTGTTTATTAGTGTTTTTGTACTTGCATCGTGTACTGAAGATGTAAAATTTAATACGCCTGCTTTTCAGGGATTGAAAGATAATGTCTTTTGGAGGTCTCAAAACTATACAGCTTATACAACAATAAACGGAGATTTGTTTATCGAAGGAGGTTTGGGAGCTGAGAAAGTAAGCTTGAAACTGCCTTCTCCAATTCCTCAAACTTATATTTTGGGTGTTGATGATATAGCAACGGCTTCCTATTCGAATGTTTTTCCGAGTGAAACACCTCAGTTTACTACAGGAACAAACATGGGGAACGGCCAGGTTGTGATTACAGATTTTGATGTTAAAAACAATACTATTTCGGGAACATTTAAATTTACAGCAGTAAATGGTAGTGCAGGTGATGGAGAAAAACCTGAAATTCATTTTACAGAAGGTGTTTTTTATAAGATACCATATACCCCTAAGGTTAACTTCTAA
- a CDS encoding tRNA1(Val) (adenine(37)-N6)-methyltransferase — MFTFKQFSIQQDKTAMKVGTDGVLLGSWAPVHHNPFSVLDIGAGTGVIALMLAQRTHAEQIDALEIDEDAYEQAVDNFENSPWGDRLFCFHAGLDEFIEEPEDEYDLIVSNPPFYAEDFKTENEQRDLARFQDAMPFEELVEAADLLLSENGIFAIILPFKEEAKFIALAKESQLYPIKITRVKGTPTAATKRSLLAFSRNETAEIEIDELTIEIDRHVYTPEYIELTKEFYLKF; from the coding sequence ATGTTTACATTCAAGCAATTCTCTATTCAACAAGATAAAACTGCCATGAAAGTCGGCACAGACGGCGTTTTATTGGGCTCTTGGGCTCCAGTACATCATAATCCGTTTAGTGTATTAGATATTGGCGCAGGAACCGGAGTTATTGCTTTGATGCTTGCTCAGCGAACTCATGCGGAACAAATTGATGCCTTAGAAATTGATGAAGATGCTTACGAACAAGCGGTTGATAATTTTGAAAATTCTCCGTGGGGTGATCGCTTGTTTTGTTTTCATGCTGGTTTAGATGAATTTATCGAAGAACCGGAAGACGAATATGATCTGATTGTTTCAAATCCTCCTTTTTATGCCGAAGATTTTAAAACCGAAAATGAACAACGCGATTTAGCACGCTTTCAGGATGCCATGCCTTTTGAAGAACTTGTTGAAGCTGCCGATTTATTACTTTCAGAAAATGGAATATTTGCTATAATTCTTCCTTTTAAAGAAGAAGCAAAATTTATCGCTTTAGCCAAAGAATCACAATTATATCCAATAAAAATTACCCGCGTAAAAGGAACTCCAACAGCTGCAACTAAAAGAAGTTTATTAGCTTTTAGCCGAAATGAAACTGCCGAAATCGAAATCGATGAATTAACAATCGAAATCGACAGACATGTTTATACTCCGGAATATATCGAATTGACGAAAGAGTTTTACCTGAAGTTTTAA
- a CDS encoding HlyD family secretion protein: MAEDTTFELRSEEVQDILTRVPHWMIRWGTVLIFVIIFMLFFVSWFIKYPDVVNTEIVITTNIPPEKIVSKSSGRIEAILVKNKSIVSKNSTLAIIENTANYKDVFLLKKIVDEYNINNPQKAFPFALLKNAQLGEIESAFAVFQKDYQAEELNKDLQPFQVENRAQVSEKVQIKERLEILQQQKVINESELQLQKNEIARFETLFNKGIISAQEMEAKKLGYLQAQKSYKSLLTSISQLKSSLIDNSKLSQNSQISGTKEEVTLGRNMAQSFYQLKKVIKDWELAYALKSSVSGVVTFLQVWTENQTINVGDNVFSIIPDTRNGFVGKVKAPALNSGKVKIGQVVNIRLANFPDREFGVLKGKIQNISLVPDKDGNILMDVALPNGLQTSYKKQIVFQQEMKGSAEIVTEDLRLIERILYQFKSIFEQV, translated from the coding sequence ATGGCTGAAGATACTACATTCGAATTAAGAAGTGAGGAAGTTCAGGACATCCTTACCAGAGTGCCCCACTGGATGATACGTTGGGGAACAGTTTTGATATTTGTAATTATTTTTATGTTGTTTTTTGTATCCTGGTTTATCAAATATCCGGACGTTGTAAATACCGAAATTGTCATTACAACCAATATTCCGCCAGAAAAAATAGTGTCGAAATCTTCCGGACGTATCGAAGCTATTTTGGTTAAAAACAAATCGATAGTTTCAAAAAACAGCACGCTTGCCATTATCGAAAACACAGCCAATTACAAAGATGTTTTTTTATTGAAAAAAATAGTGGATGAGTATAATATCAACAATCCTCAAAAAGCTTTTCCTTTTGCTTTGCTAAAAAATGCACAATTAGGAGAAATCGAAAGTGCTTTTGCTGTTTTTCAAAAAGATTATCAGGCCGAAGAATTAAATAAAGATTTGCAGCCTTTTCAGGTCGAAAACAGAGCGCAGGTTTCAGAGAAAGTTCAGATCAAGGAAAGATTAGAAATTTTGCAACAGCAAAAGGTCATTAACGAAAGTGAATTACAGCTTCAAAAAAATGAAATCGCCCGTTTTGAAACTTTATTCAATAAAGGGATTATTTCGGCACAGGAAATGGAAGCCAAGAAGCTGGGTTATCTTCAGGCGCAAAAGAGTTATAAAAGCCTTTTAACGTCGATTTCTCAATTGAAGTCCTCTTTGATTGATAATTCAAAATTAAGTCAGAATTCGCAGATAAGCGGCACCAAAGAAGAGGTTACATTAGGAAGAAACATGGCGCAATCATTTTATCAGCTTAAAAAAGTAATAAAAGATTGGGAATTGGCTTATGCCTTAAAATCATCGGTTAGCGGAGTGGTTACTTTTTTGCAGGTTTGGACAGAAAATCAAACCATAAATGTTGGTGATAATGTGTTCTCGATTATTCCGGATACCAGAAATGGTTTTGTTGGTAAAGTAAAAGCGCCGGCTCTAAATTCAGGAAAAGTAAAAATTGGCCAGGTTGTGAATATTAGATTGGCGAATTTTCCTGATCGTGAATTTGGTGTGCTAAAAGGTAAAATTCAGAATATTTCTCTTGTTCCGGATAAAGACGGTAATATATTAATGGATGTTGCTCTTCCTAACGGATTGCAAACTTCTTATAAAAAGCAAATTGTTTTTCAGCAGGAAATGAAAGGAAGTGCTGAAATTGTAACCGAAGATCTGCGACTAATTGAGAGAATTCTGTATCAGTTTAAGAGTATTTTCGAACAGGTTTAA
- a CDS encoding methyltransferase domain-containing protein: MKGNKHIERDENATKIFNDRSLAKNYRNLTQILQPGITVLDIGCGTGSISRDIANNIGPNGKVIAIDNTENFIKSGQESYESVANLELIAVDLFDYNPDIKFDLIISARTLQWLSNPKEALIKMKSLLKPNGQISILDYDHTNLIWNPLPPESMQEFYKTFLKWRADAGMNNKIGEDLPLLLKEAGFHSIEKINSDEVYLQEDADFKSKVGIWSKVAGSRQMVEEGYLEDELRLKAIEEYNDWIENSALSMTMKLNEVRGKI, from the coding sequence ATGAAAGGCAATAAACATATTGAAAGAGACGAAAATGCAACGAAAATATTCAACGATAGAAGTTTAGCCAAAAATTATAGAAATCTGACTCAGATTTTACAACCCGGAATAACCGTTTTAGATATTGGCTGCGGAACAGGTTCAATTTCAAGAGACATTGCAAATAATATTGGCCCAAACGGAAAAGTTATTGCCATTGACAATACAGAAAACTTTATAAAAAGCGGTCAGGAATCTTATGAATCAGTTGCTAATTTAGAATTAATTGCTGTTGATTTATTTGATTACAACCCGGATATAAAATTCGACTTAATTATTTCCGCCAGAACATTGCAATGGTTAAGCAACCCAAAAGAAGCTTTAATAAAAATGAAATCATTATTGAAGCCAAACGGTCAAATATCAATTCTGGATTATGATCACACCAATTTAATCTGGAATCCGTTGCCACCGGAAAGCATGCAGGAGTTTTATAAAACTTTTTTGAAATGGCGGGCAGATGCCGGAATGAACAATAAAATAGGAGAAGATTTACCTCTGTTATTAAAAGAAGCAGGTTTTCATTCTATCGAAAAAATAAATTCAGATGAAGTTTACCTTCAGGAAGATGCTGATTTTAAATCGAAAGTTGGGATTTGGTCCAAAGTTGCCGGATCCAGACAAATGGTCGAGGAAGGTTATTTAGAAGACGAATTACGATTGAAGGCAATTGAAGAATACAATGACTGGATAGAAAATTCAGCCCTTTCGATGACAATGAAGCTAAACGAAGTAAGAGGAAAAATATAA
- a CDS encoding peptidase domain-containing ABC transporter encodes MKKFTNYKQADFKDCGPTCLKIVAKHYGKTINIQELRNISETTREGSNLLFLSDAAEKIGFRTLGVKLNLERLHEAPLPCILHWNKNHYVVLYKIKRGTYYISDPAFGLIEYNKQDFIKFWIGNNADESTQEGVALLMEAAPKFFQSEFDKEENKGLGFALLSQYVLRYKSFLIQLSIGLLASSLLQLIFPFLTQSIVDVGIQNQNIHFIYLILFAQLFLFAGKTGLELIRSWILLHLSTRINISLISDFFIKLMNLPISFFDVRMTGDIMQRINDHRRIEKILTTSSLNVLFSVINMFVLGGVLAYFNLQIFFVFFVGSILYFGWITLFLKRREVLDYKRFAEVSNEQNKVMELINGMQEIKLHNAEKQKRWGWEYIQARLFRVSIKGLVLEQTQTIGSSVINELKNIFIIFLSAKLVIDGSITLGMMLAISSIVGSLNGPITQLIEFVRELQDAKISLARLSEIHEKEDETQQEVHQTSDVPFDSDIEIKNLSYRYLGSDIPVLDDLTLKIPANKVTAIVGVSGSGKTTLMKLLLKFYEPEKGEITIGNTQFKNISQKAWRSNIGAVMQEGFIFSDTIANNIAFGVDKVDKERLVYAADVANIKEYISGLPLGYNTKIGAEGTGMSTGQKQRMQIARAVYKNPEILFFDEATSALDANNEKEIMRKLDIFFKDKTVVVIAHRLSTVMNADQIVVLDKGKIIEIGNHSALVEQKGNYFELVKNQLQLGN; translated from the coding sequence TTGAAAAAATTCACCAATTATAAGCAGGCTGATTTTAAGGATTGCGGACCAACATGTTTAAAAATAGTAGCTAAACATTACGGAAAAACAATCAACATTCAGGAGTTGAGGAACATTAGCGAAACAACTCGTGAAGGTAGTAATTTGCTTTTTTTAAGCGATGCCGCAGAGAAAATTGGTTTTAGAACTTTAGGTGTAAAATTAAATCTTGAAAGATTACATGAGGCGCCCTTGCCTTGTATTTTACATTGGAATAAAAACCATTATGTAGTACTTTATAAAATCAAAAGGGGAACTTATTATATCTCAGATCCGGCTTTTGGTTTAATCGAATATAATAAACAGGATTTTATTAAATTCTGGATAGGCAACAATGCAGACGAATCTACTCAGGAAGGTGTTGCTTTATTGATGGAGGCTGCACCAAAGTTTTTTCAGTCTGAATTTGATAAGGAAGAAAATAAAGGTTTAGGTTTTGCATTATTGTCGCAATACGTTTTGCGGTACAAATCATTTTTAATACAACTTAGTATAGGGTTATTGGCCAGCAGTTTGCTGCAATTGATTTTTCCGTTTTTAACCCAAAGTATTGTCGATGTAGGAATACAAAATCAGAATATTCACTTTATTTATTTAATTCTTTTTGCGCAATTATTTCTATTTGCCGGAAAGACAGGTTTGGAACTTATCAGGAGTTGGATATTATTGCATCTTTCTACCCGAATCAATATTTCGCTTATTTCAGATTTCTTTATTAAATTAATGAATCTGCCCATTTCGTTCTTTGATGTTCGAATGACAGGAGATATTATGCAGCGTATTAATGATCACCGCAGAATCGAAAAAATTCTGACCACGTCATCCTTAAATGTATTGTTTTCTGTTATTAATATGTTTGTTTTGGGAGGTGTATTAGCTTATTTTAATCTTCAGATATTCTTTGTGTTTTTTGTTGGAAGTATTCTCTACTTTGGATGGATTACTTTATTCTTAAAACGAAGAGAAGTTCTCGATTACAAACGTTTTGCAGAGGTCTCAAACGAGCAAAACAAAGTGATGGAACTTATTAACGGTATGCAGGAAATTAAACTGCACAATGCCGAAAAACAAAAACGGTGGGGTTGGGAGTATATTCAGGCCAGGCTTTTCAGGGTTTCGATAAAAGGATTGGTTTTAGAGCAAACTCAAACAATAGGTTCTTCTGTCATTAATGAGCTAAAAAATATTTTCATCATATTTCTTTCTGCTAAATTAGTAATTGACGGTTCTATAACGTTGGGGATGATGTTGGCGATAAGTTCGATCGTAGGAAGTTTAAACGGACCAATAACACAGCTTATAGAATTTGTGAGAGAACTTCAGGATGCTAAAATTTCGTTGGCAAGATTGTCTGAAATTCACGAGAAAGAAGATGAAACGCAACAAGAAGTTCATCAGACAAGTGATGTTCCTTTTGATTCTGATATCGAGATAAAGAATCTTTCGTACCGTTATCTGGGATCCGATATTCCTGTTTTAGATGATTTAACACTAAAGATTCCGGCCAATAAAGTAACGGCAATAGTAGGCGTTAGCGGAAGCGGAAAAACAACATTGATGAAACTGCTTCTGAAATTTTATGAACCTGAAAAAGGAGAAATTACAATTGGCAATACACAGTTTAAAAATATTTCGCAAAAAGCATGGCGATCCAATATTGGCGCAGTGATGCAGGAAGGTTTTATTTTTAGTGATACTATTGCTAATAATATTGCTTTTGGCGTAGATAAAGTCGATAAAGAGCGCTTGGTTTATGCAGCAGATGTGGCTAACATAAAAGAATATATTAGCGGATTGCCTCTTGGTTATAATACTAAAATTGGAGCCGAAGGAACCGGAATGAGTACAGGACAAAAACAGCGTATGCAAATAGCAAGGGCAGTTTATAAAAATCCCGAAATATTGTTTTTTGATGAAGCAACATCAGCATTAGATGCTAATAATGAAAAAGAAATTATGCGTAAACTGGATATCTTTTTTAAAGATAAAACCGTAGTGGTTATTGCGCATCGATTAAGTACAGTGATGAATGCTGATCAAATCGTGGTTTTGGATAAAGGAAAAATTATAGAGATTGGCAATCATTCTGCTTTGGTAGAACAAAAAGGGAATTATTTTGAACTGGTTAAAAATCAATTACAATTAGGAAATTAA
- the leuB gene encoding 3-isopropylmalate dehydrogenase yields MKFNIALLAGDGIGPEVINEAVKVSDAIAKKFNHEITWTPALTGAAAIDAVGVPYPDETHEVCMKADAVLFGAIGHPKYDNDPSAPVRPEQGLLLMRKKLGLFANVRPTFTFPSLIDNSPLKRERIEGTDLVFLRELTGGIYFGEKGRRDDGETAFDNCVYTRAEVQRLAKKGFELAMTRSKKLCCVDKANVLETSRLWRETVQAMEKEYPEVTVSYEFVDAVAMRLVQWPNSYDVLITENLFGDILTDEASVISGSMGLMPSASVGEHTSLYEPIHGSYPQATGLNIANPLATILSAAMMFEDAFGLKDEAEAIRAVVNKSLEQGIVTEDLATKGSKAYKTSEVGDWLVENL; encoded by the coding sequence ATGAAATTTAACATAGCCCTTTTAGCCGGTGACGGAATCGGACCAGAAGTAATTAATGAAGCTGTAAAAGTATCTGATGCTATTGCAAAAAAATTCAATCACGAAATAACATGGACACCAGCTCTTACAGGAGCAGCTGCAATTGATGCTGTTGGAGTTCCTTATCCTGATGAAACGCATGAAGTTTGTATGAAAGCAGATGCTGTTTTGTTTGGCGCAATTGGCCACCCAAAATATGATAATGATCCAAGCGCACCAGTTCGTCCGGAGCAGGGATTATTATTGATGCGTAAAAAATTAGGTTTGTTTGCTAACGTACGCCCTACTTTTACGTTCCCTTCTTTGATTGATAATTCTCCTTTAAAAAGAGAAAGAATCGAAGGAACTGACTTGGTTTTCTTAAGAGAATTAACCGGAGGAATTTATTTTGGAGAAAAAGGAAGAAGAGACGACGGAGAAACTGCTTTTGACAATTGTGTTTACACAAGAGCCGAAGTTCAGCGTTTGGCCAAAAAAGGTTTTGAACTTGCCATGACACGTAGCAAAAAATTATGTTGCGTTGACAAAGCAAACGTTTTGGAAACTTCACGTTTATGGAGAGAAACCGTTCAGGCAATGGAAAAAGAGTATCCTGAAGTTACTGTTTCTTACGAATTTGTTGATGCAGTGGCAATGCGTTTGGTACAATGGCCAAATTCTTATGACGTTTTGATTACAGAGAATTTATTTGGAGATATCTTAACAGATGAAGCTTCTGTAATTTCAGGTTCAATGGGATTAATGCCTTCTGCTTCTGTTGGAGAACATACTTCATTATACGAACCAATCCACGGATCTTACCCTCAGGCAACTGGATTAAATATTGCAAATCCGCTGGCAACTATTTTATCTGCAGCCATGATGTTCGAAGATGCTTTTGGACTAAAAGACGAAGCCGAAGCTATCAGAGCCGTTGTAAACAAATCATTAGAGCAAGGAATTGTTACAGAAGATTTAGCAACAAAAGGATCAAAAGCATACAAAACCAGCGAAGTTGGAGACTGGCTTGTAGAAAACTTATAG
- the leuD gene encoding 3-isopropylmalate dehydratase small subunit encodes MAYDKFNILTSSAVPLPIENVDTDQIIPARFLKATKREGFGDNLFRDWRYNGDDSPKADFVLNNSTYSGKILVGGKNFGSGSSREHAAWAVYDYGFRAVVSSFFADIFKGNCLNIGVLPVQVSPEFADTIFKAIEADPNTQLEINLPNQTITLLATGQSESFAINGYKKNNMINGFDDIDYLQNIKEDIVAFADKLPY; translated from the coding sequence ATGGCATACGATAAATTTAATATACTTACCAGCAGTGCAGTGCCGCTGCCAATTGAGAACGTAGATACAGATCAAATTATTCCGGCTCGTTTCCTGAAAGCTACAAAACGTGAAGGTTTTGGAGACAATCTTTTTAGAGACTGGAGATATAATGGAGACGATTCTCCAAAAGCTGATTTCGTTTTAAACAATTCAACTTATAGCGGAAAAATCCTTGTTGGAGGAAAAAACTTCGGTTCAGGATCTTCAAGAGAACACGCTGCGTGGGCAGTTTACGATTATGGTTTTAGAGCTGTAGTTTCTAGTTTCTTTGCAGATATCTTCAAAGGAAACTGTTTAAATATTGGTGTTCTTCCAGTTCAGGTTAGCCCTGAATTTGCTGATACCATTTTTAAAGCAATTGAAGCTGATCCTAATACACAATTAGAAATCAACCTGCCAAACCAAACCATTACTTTATTGGCAACAGGTCAATCAGAATCTTTTGCGATTAACGGATACAAAAAGAACAATATGATTAATGGCTTTGATGACATTGATTATCTACAAAATATTAAAGAAGATATTGTGGCTTTCGCCGATAAACTTCCTTACTAA